A window of the Lactobacillus amylovorus DSM 20531 genome harbors these coding sequences:
- a CDS encoding ABC transporter ATP-binding protein: MNVNFKWIIKNLPFWLLILIVITLIAGGFEGVINGIILGQFPNLVGKSGTELILFLIKSTIIFIATYTAIVLQNIFLNIARKRLRVKLKKTMLINSFALKEDAASGLNHISNDATKIDDQYFAVIAGILSTGTAAIISTIYVLRVNLLMGIIFVAFSCLSLIPMLFGKNKLGQLGEQWSNENSKMMRTASDWFKGLRDILQYQAQKPFFKRVSQDVETSENTLLKQENLQWWIQYANLLFTVLAIIAPWAIGFYFITTHQFGVTISALLSLTLSANSVVQNFRGLMQYWAQVASTTEIRKIKLAKNDIFEDAKTENEKPNIKFDDVSLTYKDHPIYQNLNFDLAYGKKLLLQGPSGSGKSTLLNMVSGLLKPSHGTIKIGGEDPSPAQSVYIAQTPWLFQGTIKDNLCLGESFTDQQLLKVLSEVGLADELGKDPLNRVIHPEQEDLSGGQRQRLVIARALLRDRPIILLDEITAALDEKNSDDIREILYNTPKTIIESAHHINFDLTKKYGFESWMIEDHHLVNNK; encoded by the coding sequence ATGAACGTAAACTTCAAATGGATCATTAAAAATTTGCCATTTTGGCTGCTAATCCTTATTGTCATCACATTAATCGCTGGTGGCTTTGAAGGAGTTATCAACGGTATAATCTTAGGACAATTTCCAAATTTAGTTGGTAAAAGTGGCACAGAATTAATTCTATTCTTGATTAAAAGTACAATCATTTTCATTGCCACATATACTGCCATTGTTTTGCAGAATATTTTTCTTAACATAGCTCGTAAGCGTCTTAGAGTGAAGTTGAAGAAGACAATGTTGATCAATAGCTTCGCCTTAAAAGAGGATGCTGCAAGTGGACTTAATCACATCAGTAACGACGCAACTAAGATTGATGATCAATATTTCGCTGTCATTGCTGGCATTTTATCAACTGGGACGGCCGCAATTATTTCGACGATCTATGTTCTGAGAGTAAACCTGTTAATGGGGATCATCTTTGTTGCTTTCTCATGCTTAAGCCTCATCCCCATGCTTTTTGGTAAAAATAAACTGGGGCAACTGGGTGAACAATGGAGTAATGAAAACAGCAAGATGATGCGTACGGCTAGTGATTGGTTCAAAGGCTTACGCGATATCTTACAATACCAAGCACAAAAGCCATTCTTCAAGAGAGTTAGCCAAGATGTTGAAACTAGTGAAAATACTCTATTAAAGCAAGAGAACCTGCAGTGGTGGATTCAATATGCTAACTTGCTCTTCACGGTTTTAGCAATTATTGCGCCATGGGCAATTGGTTTTTACTTCATTACCACGCACCAATTTGGCGTAACGATTAGTGCACTGCTTTCGTTAACTTTATCAGCAAATAGCGTTGTACAAAATTTCCGTGGGTTAATGCAGTATTGGGCACAGGTTGCTAGCACAACTGAAATTAGAAAAATTAAACTTGCTAAAAATGATATTTTTGAAGATGCTAAGACGGAAAATGAAAAGCCGAATATCAAATTTGATGATGTTAGCTTAACTTACAAGGATCATCCAATTTATCAGAATTTGAACTTTGATTTGGCTTATGGCAAAAAATTATTGTTGCAAGGTCCATCCGGATCAGGCAAGAGTACACTACTTAATATGGTTTCAGGTCTGCTTAAACCATCACATGGTACGATAAAAATTGGTGGTGAAGATCCTAGTCCAGCACAATCTGTTTATATTGCTCAAACGCCATGGTTATTCCAAGGGACGATTAAAGATAATCTATGCTTAGGTGAATCATTTACTGATCAGCAACTACTAAAAGTTTTAAGTGAGGTAGGCTTAGCTGATGAATTAGGTAAAGATCCGCTGAATCGAGTAATTCACCCTGAGCAAGAAGATTTATCAGGTGGTCAAAGACAGCGTTTAGTCATTGCTAGAGCTTTGTTACGTGATCGACCGATCATTTTACTTGATGAAATCACCGCAGCTCTTGATGAGAAGAATTCAGATGATATTAGAGAGATTTTATATAATACCCCTAAGACGATTATTGAAAGTGCGCACCATATTAATTTTGATCTAACAAAGAAATATGGTTTTGAATCTTGGATGATTGAAGATCATCATTTAGTAAATAATAAATAG
- a CDS encoding glycoside hydrolase family 13 protein: protein MQLAALKHRTESEDSFVIDPKHVRVRFHSAKGDVEKVIVHYCDNYLPLKYAKTIEMDKIGEGQVEDHWGATLEAPFHRLKYTFEVIGKDGTSVVYGDRAISSDIEATVNKDGSYFKIPYCHEIDMVKTPEWVKHTVWYQIFPERFANGDKSNDPKNVKPWNPSDHPGREDYYGGDLQGVLDHLDYLKKLGVNGLYFCPIFKAGSNHKYDTIDYLQVDPEFGDKDLFAKVVNEAHARGMKVMLDAVFNHLGDKSMQWQDVVKNGPSSRFANWFHINKYPVEPYHDPLKGEGDPQFDTFAFEKHMPKLNTANPEVQDFLLEIATYWVKYFDIDAWRLDVANEVDHHFWKKFHKAVTDIKPDFYVVGEIWHSARPWLNGDEFTGVMNYPYTLQIEDHFFKNKLTATQLTRRLTDQLMKYRDETNAGMMNMLDSHDTARILTVANGDQDLALQALAFEFMQKGSPCIYYGTEMGMSGGNDPDCRKPMDWSKEDGPVWQRVHSLIEFRLKHDETFGKGQIKLHVTEDGLIEVDRAGKEQIHAYFNTTKKNVKISCENAFSQNYENGELAPKGFVVEVR from the coding sequence ATGCAATTAGCTGCTTTAAAGCACCGAACTGAGAGTGAAGATAGTTTTGTAATTGATCCTAAGCACGTTCGCGTTCGTTTTCACAGTGCAAAGGGCGATGTTGAAAAGGTAATTGTTCACTACTGCGATAACTATTTGCCACTGAAATACGCAAAAACGATTGAAATGGATAAAATCGGCGAAGGACAAGTAGAAGATCACTGGGGTGCTACGCTTGAAGCACCATTTCACCGTTTAAAGTACACCTTCGAAGTTATTGGTAAAGATGGTACCAGCGTAGTTTACGGTGATCGTGCTATCAGCAGCGACATCGAAGCCACAGTTAATAAAGACGGATCATACTTTAAGATTCCATATTGTCATGAAATCGATATGGTTAAAACACCTGAATGGGTTAAGCATACCGTTTGGTATCAAATCTTCCCTGAACGTTTTGCTAACGGCGACAAGTCTAACGACCCAAAGAATGTAAAGCCATGGAACCCATCCGATCATCCTGGCCGTGAAGACTACTACGGCGGTGACTTACAAGGTGTGCTCGACCACTTAGACTACCTTAAGAAGTTGGGCGTTAACGGCTTGTACTTCTGTCCTATTTTTAAGGCTGGTTCAAACCACAAGTACGACACAATCGACTACTTACAAGTTGACCCAGAATTTGGTGATAAAGATTTGTTTGCCAAGGTGGTTAATGAAGCTCACGCTCGCGGCATGAAGGTTATGCTTGACGCGGTATTCAACCACTTGGGTGACAAGTCAATGCAATGGCAAGATGTAGTCAAGAATGGCCCAAGTTCACGTTTTGCTAACTGGTTCCACATTAATAAGTATCCAGTTGAACCATATCATGACCCATTGAAGGGTGAAGGCGACCCACAATTTGATACCTTTGCTTTTGAAAAGCACATGCCAAAATTGAACACTGCTAATCCAGAAGTGCAAGATTTCTTGCTTGAAATCGCAACCTACTGGGTAAAATACTTTGATATTGATGCATGGCGCCTTGATGTGGCTAACGAAGTAGACCACCACTTCTGGAAGAAATTCCACAAGGCAGTTACCGACATTAAGCCAGACTTCTATGTTGTAGGTGAAATTTGGCACTCAGCACGTCCATGGCTTAACGGCGATGAATTCACTGGCGTTATGAACTACCCTTACACTTTGCAGATCGAAGATCACTTCTTTAAGAACAAGTTGACTGCTACGCAATTGACTAGAAGATTGACCGACCAATTGATGAAGTACAGGGATGAAACCAATGCCGGCATGATGAACATGCTTGATTCGCACGACACAGCCAGAATTTTAACTGTGGCTAATGGTGATCAAGACTTGGCATTACAAGCTCTTGCTTTTGAATTTATGCAAAAGGGTAGTCCATGTATTTACTACGGTACTGAAATGGGCATGTCCGGCGGCAACGATCCAGATTGTCGTAAGCCAATGGACTGGTCAAAAGAAGATGGCCCAGTATGGCAAAGAGTTCACAGCTTAATTGAATTCCGTTTAAAGCATGATGAAACCTTTGGTAAAGGCCAAATTAAGTTACACGTAACAGAAGATGGCTTAATTGAAGTCGATCGAGCAGGCAAAGAACAGATTCATGCCTACTTTAATACCACAAAAAAGAATGTAAAAATTTCTTGTGAAAATGCATTTAGTCAAAATTATGAAAATGGCGAATTAGCTCCAAAGGGCTTTGTAGTCGAGGTTCGTTAA
- the pgmB gene encoding beta-phosphoglucomutase — MLKGLLFDLDGVLTNSAKFHLTAWNNLAKELGITLTDAQLDSLRGISRMDSLNLILKYGGQEDKYTEAEKEKFAAEKNAKFVEQVETMTPEDILPGIPELLADAKKQNLKMVIASASKNAPKILTRLGIMDEFDGIVDPATLHHGKPDPEIYIKAQEIAGLKANEVISFEDAKAGVEAIKAAHQFAVGIGDKELLKEADYIVPTTADLKLSEIEKVFEEKE, encoded by the coding sequence ATGCTTAAAGGATTGTTATTCGATTTAGATGGTGTTTTAACCAACTCAGCTAAGTTTCACCTTACAGCTTGGAACAATTTAGCTAAGGAATTAGGCATTACCTTAACGGATGCTCAACTTGATAGCTTACGTGGTATTTCAAGAATGGATTCACTTAACTTGATCTTGAAATACGGCGGTCAAGAAGACAAATACACTGAAGCAGAAAAAGAAAAATTCGCTGCAGAAAAGAACGCTAAGTTTGTTGAACAAGTTGAAACAATGACGCCAGAGGACATCTTGCCTGGTATTCCTGAATTATTAGCAGATGCCAAGAAGCAAAACTTAAAGATGGTAATTGCTTCTGCTTCAAAGAATGCACCTAAGATTTTAACTAGATTAGGCATCATGGATGAATTTGATGGAATCGTTGATCCAGCAACTCTTCACCATGGTAAGCCAGATCCAGAAATTTACATCAAGGCGCAAGAAATTGCTGGTTTAAAGGCAAACGAAGTGATCAGCTTCGAAGATGCTAAGGCCGGTGTTGAAGCAATTAAGGCTGCTCATCAATTTGCAGTCGGCATTGGCGATAAAGAGCTTTTAAAGGAAGCTGACTACATCGTTCCAACAACTGCTGATCTTAAGCTTAGTGAAATTGAAAAAGTTTTTGAAGAAAAAGAATAA
- a CDS encoding LacI family DNA-binding transcriptional regulator, whose protein sequence is MTTLSDVAKEANVSKMTVSRVINHPEQVTPELRAMVEKAMESLNYHPNSIAQALVNNRSNVVKFVTLEDIDTTEPYYINLLFGFARGLNSKQYAMQLVTDSDQIEKGRADGYLITGARNKNYDMFDKLDKPFVLFGENHRGYDFVDSDNQMGEKMATQYALDRLYKHIIFIGIDIKEPFEYSREAGYINTLQQHQLIPQIYRVANHSHVAEKVVREHFKEFKKDTCFICASDRIAIGVVRALQSQGARIPEDFGVIGFDGVFLDQVSNPKLTTIKQPIFEMGEMLAKMLLQKIAQSGSPQGEIMLKPKLVRRQTTR, encoded by the coding sequence ATGACAACTTTATCTGATGTAGCTAAAGAAGCAAACGTCTCCAAAATGACGGTATCACGGGTAATCAACCACCCTGAACAAGTAACGCCAGAATTGCGTGCCATGGTTGAAAAGGCGATGGAGTCTTTAAACTATCATCCAAATTCTATCGCGCAGGCTTTAGTCAATAATCGTTCTAACGTGGTTAAGTTCGTTACACTAGAAGATATCGATACAACAGAGCCATATTATATTAACCTGCTGTTTGGTTTTGCTCGCGGCTTGAATTCTAAGCAATATGCGATGCAACTGGTAACGGATTCTGATCAGATTGAAAAGGGCCGTGCCGATGGCTATTTGATTACTGGTGCCCGTAACAAAAACTACGATATGTTTGATAAGCTGGATAAGCCATTTGTTTTATTTGGTGAAAATCACCGCGGCTATGATTTCGTTGATAGCGATAATCAAATGGGAGAAAAAATGGCCACGCAGTATGCCTTAGATCGCCTGTATAAGCACATTATTTTTATCGGGATCGATATTAAGGAACCTTTTGAATACTCACGTGAAGCCGGCTATATTAACACGCTGCAGCAACACCAATTAATTCCGCAGATTTATCGTGTGGCCAACCACAGTCACGTGGCAGAAAAAGTTGTTCGTGAACACTTTAAGGAGTTCAAAAAGGATACCTGTTTTATCTGTGCTAGTGACCGTATTGCAATTGGTGTTGTGCGGGCATTGCAGAGCCAAGGCGCACGAATTCCAGAAGATTTTGGTGTAATCGGCTTTGATGGCGTCTTCTTGGACCAAGTTTCAAATCCTAAGTTGACCACGATTAAGCAGCCAATTTTTGAAATGGGCGAAATGCTGGCCAAGATGCTTTTGCAAAAGATCGCCCAATCAGGTTCACCCCAAGGCGAGATTATGCTTAAGCCTAAATTAGTTAGACGACAAACAACTAGATAG
- a CDS encoding glycoside hydrolase family 65 protein, with protein MKRIFEIDPWKVITHNFDPKDKRLQESMTAIGNDYMGMRGNFEEGYSGDSLQGTYLAGVWFPDKTVVGWWKNGYPKYFGKTPNAPSFIGIGITVNGEKVDLAKVKFDDFELALDMHQGLLTRSFVYEGKDVKVKFEFERFLHIIQKEAALIKVKATVLEGHAKIDFDSTLDGTVVNEDSNYGDRFWIPLGEDKDEKSIQVKTKANPYDVPQFTVLLKESLRHNGETVNGDVTTEDAKLSEKFSVDLNENESYELEKDVIVVTSRDVEDKDQAVVADNLMKKLQAKSFGENLADHTEAWKKRWETSDVEIAGDDAAQQGIRFNICQLFMTYYGEDKRLNVGPKGFTGEKYGGATYWDTEAYIVPMYLAVTKPSVTRALLQYRHDQLPGAYHNAKEQGLPGALFPMVTFNGIECHNEWEITFEEIHRNADIPHAIAMYTDYTGDDSYVKNEGMDVLVGTARFWAARVHWSKWRNKYVMHGVTGPNEYENNVNNNWFTNTMARWLLKYTLERLPLATKEAQERVRVTDEEKAKWQDIVDKMYLPEDKERGIFLQQDDFLDKDIRPVSEIEDQRPINQHWSWDKILRSPFIKQADVLQGIYFLNDEYTMEQKEKNFDFYEPLTVHESSLSPCIHSILAAELGKQKKAVELYQRTARLDLDNYNNDTVDGLHITSMSGSWLAIVQGFAGMRYDHDQLKFNPFVPEGWDHYSFKINYRGRLIEVYVDHEGTKLTLLKGEDIDVLVHDKKVTLKEGETTNA; from the coding sequence ATGAAACGAATTTTTGAAATTGACCCTTGGAAGGTAATTACCCATAACTTCGATCCAAAAGATAAAAGATTGCAAGAAAGTATGACTGCAATCGGTAATGACTACATGGGTATGAGAGGAAACTTTGAAGAAGGTTACTCAGGTGACAGTCTTCAAGGTACATACTTAGCTGGGGTTTGGTTCCCAGACAAAACTGTAGTTGGTTGGTGGAAGAACGGTTATCCAAAATACTTTGGTAAGACCCCTAACGCACCAAGCTTTATCGGAATTGGAATTACAGTAAATGGTGAAAAGGTCGACTTGGCTAAAGTAAAATTTGACGATTTTGAATTAGCACTCGATATGCACCAAGGCCTTCTTACAAGAAGCTTTGTTTATGAAGGCAAGGACGTTAAAGTAAAATTTGAATTTGAACGTTTCCTTCACATCATTCAAAAAGAAGCTGCTTTGATCAAAGTTAAAGCGACTGTACTTGAAGGTCACGCAAAGATTGATTTTGATTCAACTTTAGACGGTACTGTTGTTAACGAAGACAGTAACTACGGTGATCGCTTCTGGATTCCACTTGGCGAAGACAAGGATGAAAAGAGCATCCAAGTTAAAACTAAGGCAAATCCTTATGACGTTCCACAATTCACTGTTTTGCTTAAAGAAAGCTTACGTCATAACGGTGAAACGGTTAACGGCGACGTTACTACTGAAGATGCAAAATTAAGCGAAAAGTTTTCAGTAGACTTAAACGAAAACGAAAGTTACGAACTTGAAAAAGATGTCATTGTTGTAACTAGCCGCGACGTTGAAGACAAGGATCAAGCTGTTGTAGCTGACAATTTAATGAAGAAACTTCAAGCAAAGAGCTTCGGTGAAAACTTAGCAGATCATACCGAAGCTTGGAAGAAGCGCTGGGAAACCAGTGATGTTGAAATTGCCGGCGATGATGCAGCTCAACAAGGTATTCGTTTCAATATTTGTCAATTATTCATGACTTATTACGGCGAAGACAAACGCTTGAACGTTGGTCCTAAAGGCTTTACCGGTGAAAAGTACGGTGGTGCTACTTACTGGGACACTGAAGCTTACATCGTTCCAATGTACTTAGCCGTAACCAAGCCAAGCGTTACAAGAGCACTTCTTCAATATCGTCACGATCAATTGCCAGGTGCTTACCATAACGCTAAGGAACAAGGTTTGCCAGGTGCATTGTTCCCAATGGTTACCTTTAACGGTATTGAATGTCACAACGAATGGGAAATCACCTTTGAAGAAATCCACAGAAATGCGGACATTCCTCACGCAATTGCTATGTACACTGATTATACTGGCGACGACAGCTACGTTAAGAACGAAGGTATGGACGTCTTAGTTGGTACCGCAAGATTCTGGGCAGCTAGAGTTCACTGGTCAAAGTGGCGTAACAAGTACGTAATGCACGGTGTAACGGGTCCAAACGAATACGAAAACAACGTCAACAACAACTGGTTCACCAACACTATGGCAAGATGGCTCCTTAAATACACTTTGGAACGCTTGCCACTTGCCACTAAGGAAGCTCAAGAAAGAGTTCGCGTAACTGATGAAGAAAAAGCTAAATGGCAAGACATTGTAGACAAGATGTACTTACCAGAAGATAAGGAACGCGGCATCTTCTTACAACAAGATGACTTCTTAGACAAGGACATTCGTCCAGTTAGCGAAATCGAAGATCAACGCCCAATTAACCAACACTGGTCATGGGACAAGATCTTAAGATCACCATTCATCAAGCAAGCCGATGTTTTACAAGGTATCTACTTCTTGAACGATGAATACACGATGGAACAAAAGGAAAAGAACTTCGACTTCTACGAACCATTAACAGTTCACGAAAGTTCACTTTCACCATGTATTCACTCAATCTTAGCTGCTGAACTTGGCAAGCAAAAGAAGGCTGTTGAGCTTTACCAAAGAACTGCTCGTCTTGACCTTGATAACTACAACAACGATACCGTTGATGGTTTGCACATCACTTCAATGAGTGGTTCATGGCTTGCAATTGTTCAAGGTTTCGCAGGTATGCGTTACGACCACGATCAATTGAAGTTCAACCCATTTGTTCCTGAAGGCTGGGATCACTACAGCTTTAAGATTAACTACCGCGGTCGTTTGATCGAAGTTTATGTTGATCATGAAGGAACTAAGCTTACTTTGCTTAAGGGCGAAGACATTGATGTCTTAGTTCATGATAAGAAAGTTACTCTTAAAGAAGGTGAAACTACAAATGCTTAA
- a CDS encoding alpha-glucosidase: MAHWYDHAIIYQIYPKSFQDSNDDGIGDLNGIRKRIPYLKNLGINAVWLNPIFVSPQVDNGYDVSNYFAIDPHMGTMEDMENLIKDLHKAGIHLIMDFVLNHTSDQHPWFQDAIKNPDSLYRDYYIFAGHDNKRPNNWGSFFGGSVWEPDPAGTGQSYFHLFDKHMPDLNWKNPEVRHAMLEVAEFWLKKGIDGLRLDAFIHIGKADLRQNYPTVDGNTEPVVAEPFFANLPQVQEWMRPFCEQIKQDYPDALLLGEAASASVNLAVDYTSKRNNLMDSVITFRYFTEDDSNVDKRFSAQYQPKDLDMTAFKQNQVVWQQTLAGVSQPTLYWNNHDMARIATRVAKTQTQAKSLAMLMYLQRGIPVIYYGEELGLKNLHFDNVDQFEDQTVGPWLKDAEKIIGKDKALAMVSDTHKLPARGTMPWNDTKNHGFTEGTPWINGTSQNDATVASEVNADGSMFTFYKDILELKKEALFQDGTYYMISTDKDSYVYKRDLNDESAIVAVSLSDKKTKIKLPAGYTTEALKAGEYKLTDGVLTLMPYAGVVLKKEN; encoded by the coding sequence ATGGCACATTGGTACGATCACGCAATTATTTATCAAATTTATCCTAAGTCTTTCCAAGATAGCAACGATGACGGTATCGGCGATCTTAACGGTATTCGCAAACGTATCCCATATTTAAAGAATTTGGGCATCAACGCAGTGTGGCTGAATCCTATTTTCGTTTCGCCTCAAGTAGACAACGGTTATGATGTCTCAAATTACTTTGCTATCGATCCTCACATGGGGACGATGGAAGACATGGAGAACTTAATTAAGGACTTACACAAAGCAGGCATCCATCTCATCATGGACTTCGTTTTGAACCACACTTCAGATCAACATCCTTGGTTCCAAGATGCAATCAAGAATCCAGATAGCCTGTATCGTGATTACTATATTTTCGCTGGGCACGACAATAAACGTCCTAACAACTGGGGATCATTCTTTGGTGGCAGCGTATGGGAACCAGATCCAGCTGGAACCGGTCAATCATATTTCCACTTGTTTGACAAGCACATGCCAGACCTTAACTGGAAGAACCCTGAAGTACGTCACGCAATGCTTGAAGTGGCTGAATTCTGGCTTAAGAAGGGGATTGATGGTTTACGTCTTGATGCCTTTATTCACATCGGCAAGGCTGATTTAAGACAAAACTATCCTACTGTTGATGGCAATACCGAGCCAGTTGTCGCAGAGCCATTCTTTGCCAACTTACCACAAGTGCAAGAGTGGATGAGACCATTCTGTGAACAAATCAAGCAAGATTATCCTGATGCATTGCTGTTAGGTGAAGCTGCCAGTGCAAGTGTCAACTTGGCCGTTGATTATACTTCAAAACGTAATAATTTAATGGATAGCGTAATCACATTCCGCTACTTCACTGAAGATGATTCAAACGTCGACAAGCGTTTTTCAGCCCAATACCAACCTAAAGATCTTGATATGACAGCCTTTAAGCAAAACCAAGTTGTTTGGCAACAGACTTTAGCTGGTGTATCTCAACCAACTTTGTACTGGAATAACCATGATATGGCTAGAATTGCGACTAGAGTTGCTAAGACACAAACGCAGGCTAAGAGTTTGGCTATGTTGATGTATTTGCAACGCGGAATTCCAGTTATCTATTACGGTGAAGAGCTTGGCTTGAAGAACCTGCACTTTGATAACGTTGATCAATTTGAAGATCAAACTGTTGGCCCTTGGCTTAAGGATGCAGAAAAAATTATCGGCAAAGACAAGGCTTTAGCCATGGTTAGCGACACACATAAATTGCCAGCTCGTGGTACAATGCCATGGAATGACACTAAGAATCACGGCTTTACCGAAGGAACACCATGGATAAACGGAACTAGTCAAAATGATGCTACAGTAGCTAGCGAAGTTAACGCCGATGGCAGCATGTTTACTTTCTATAAAGATATATTGGAACTTAAGAAAGAAGCTTTGTTCCAAGATGGCACTTACTACATGATCTCAACTGATAAAGACAGTTACGTATATAAAAGAGACTTAAACGATGAAAGTGCCATCGTAGCTGTTTCATTAAGTGATAAAAAGACGAAGATCAAGCTTCCTGCTGGCTATACTACAGAAGCTTTGAAAGCCGGAGAATACAAATTAACTGACGGAGTATTAACCTTGATGCCTTATGCAGGCGTTGTGTTGAAAAAGGAGAATTAA
- a CDS encoding tyrosine-protein phosphatase, whose amino-acid sequence MEHDRIVALDGPLNFRDIGGYKNNKGQHVKWNKIYRSDSLSSLSKEDEQKLVDRRIVVDIDLRSTYEQNAAPDKQWPGVRYVDAHIYSDNPKENKGDNKLFRFIHHIPDMGDNSLGKIYQQVLLNSHSQEEFAKIFAELIELPEEDALVYHCSAGKDRTGMTSALILTALGVDDDTIAQDYLLTNELYDFAISKQYPDENQIAKLVSKMNLTKGEGPAIRGITETIRKGWGSFDNFFKKEIGFSQKDLDRFRKMYLE is encoded by the coding sequence ATGGAGCACGATAGAATAGTAGCTTTAGATGGGCCACTTAACTTTAGAGATATTGGCGGCTACAAAAATAATAAAGGCCAGCATGTAAAGTGGAATAAAATTTATCGTTCCGATTCGCTTAGTTCTTTATCAAAAGAAGATGAACAAAAACTAGTTGATCGCCGGATTGTTGTAGATATCGATTTACGTTCTACCTATGAACAAAACGCCGCTCCAGACAAGCAATGGCCTGGTGTTAGATATGTAGATGCACATATTTATTCGGATAATCCTAAGGAAAATAAGGGTGATAATAAGCTGTTTCGCTTTATTCACCATATCCCCGACATGGGTGACAATTCCCTAGGTAAAATTTACCAACAGGTTTTGCTTAATTCACACAGCCAAGAAGAATTTGCAAAAATCTTCGCGGAGTTAATTGAACTGCCTGAAGAAGATGCTCTTGTCTATCACTGCAGTGCCGGCAAAGACCGTACCGGTATGACATCAGCCTTGATTTTGACTGCACTCGGCGTTGATGATGATACGATTGCACAAGATTATCTGTTGACCAATGAACTTTACGATTTTGCTATTTCCAAGCAATATCCTGATGAAAATCAAATTGCCAAACTCGTTTCCAAAATGAATTTGACCAAGGGCGAAGGCCCAGCTATCCGCGGCATTACCGAAACTATCCGTAAAGGTTGGGGCAGTTTTGATAACTTCTTCAAAAAAGAGATTGGTTTTAGTCAAAAAGATCTAGATAGATTTAGAAAGATGTACTTAGAATAG
- a CDS encoding acetate/propionate family kinase — protein sequence MKKVLAINSGSSSFKYKLFSFPDERVIASGMADRVGMENAVFKIKLSNGKEYIKNTAIPNQAAAVKLLMDDLKKFNVVKDLKEFAGVGHRVVNGGEIFKDSALIDQKKLQQIFDLGELAPLHNIPEATGIKAFMETIPSVPQVAVFDTSYHTSLDPIHYLYSIPYKYYKEDSIRKYGAHGISVEYVAHRAARMMGKNPNIVKLIVCHLGSGASVTAVKNGKSFDTSMGFSPLTGVTMGTRSGDFDPSALRQLMHKTGMSIDDAVDMLNHESGLLGISGISSDMRDLIESKEKRAKLARRIFINRIVRYVGAYAAEMDGVDGIVFTAGVGEHDSGVRAGVMSYLKYLGLRPDYKANRTNGEKFISMPDSKVKALVVPTNEELMIAREVIRLTR from the coding sequence ATGAAAAAAGTTTTAGCAATTAATTCAGGTAGTTCATCTTTTAAATACAAGTTATTTTCTTTTCCAGATGAAAGAGTAATCGCTTCAGGTATGGCTGACCGTGTAGGAATGGAAAATGCGGTATTTAAGATTAAACTTAGCAATGGTAAAGAGTACATCAAAAACACAGCAATTCCTAACCAAGCTGCAGCCGTTAAATTATTAATGGATGATTTGAAGAAATTCAATGTAGTTAAAGACTTAAAAGAATTTGCTGGTGTAGGCCACAGAGTCGTTAACGGTGGTGAAATCTTCAAGGATTCAGCCCTGATTGACCAAAAGAAACTCCAACAAATCTTTGACTTGGGTGAATTGGCACCATTGCACAATATCCCTGAAGCTACAGGTATCAAGGCTTTCATGGAAACTATTCCTAGCGTGCCACAAGTAGCTGTATTTGATACTTCATATCATACAAGTCTTGACCCAATTCATTACCTTTATTCAATTCCTTATAAGTATTACAAAGAAGACAGCATCCGTAAGTATGGTGCACACGGTATTTCAGTTGAATATGTAGCTCACCGTGCTGCCAGAATGATGGGCAAGAACCCTAACATCGTTAAGTTAATTGTTTGTCACTTGGGTTCAGGTGCTTCAGTTACGGCAGTTAAAAACGGCAAGTCCTTCGATACTTCAATGGGCTTCAGTCCTTTGACTGGTGTAACAATGGGTACGCGTAGCGGTGACTTTGACCCATCTGCTTTGCGACAATTGATGCATAAAACAGGTATGTCAATTGATGATGCCGTTGATATGCTTAACCATGAATCTGGTTTGCTGGGTATCTCAGGCATTTCATCTGACATGCGTGACTTGATCGAAAGCAAGGAAAAGAGAGCTAAGCTTGCTCGTCGTATCTTTATTAACCGTATTGTTCGTTATGTTGGTGCATATGCCGCAGAAATGGACGGCGTTGACGGTATTGTGTTTACTGCCGGTGTTGGTGAACACGATTCAGGCGTTCGTGCTGGTGTAATGTCATACTTGAAGTACTTAGGTTTAAGACCAGACTACAAGGCTAACAGAACTAACGGTGAGAAGTTTATTTCAATGCCGGATTCAAAGGTAAAGGCTTTGGTTGTGCCAACAAACGAAGAGTTGATGATTGCTCGCGAAGTCATCCGTTTGACACGTTAA